A window of the Scyliorhinus torazame isolate Kashiwa2021f chromosome 12, sScyTor2.1, whole genome shotgun sequence genome harbors these coding sequences:
- the LOC140386401 gene encoding small EDRK-rich factor 2-like gives MTRGNQRELARQKNAKKSSEQSKRKRRDDGLSAAARKQRDAEIMQQKQKGTNDSAAPAGDNAGTSN, from the exons GTGGTAATCAACGAGAGCTTGCTCGTCAGAAAAATGCAAAAAAATCAAGTGAGCAAAGTAAACGGAAAAGAAGGGATGATGGTTTATCTGCTGCTGCCAGAAAGCAGAG GGATGCTGAAATAATGCAGCAGAAACAAAAAGGAACTAACGATTCTGCAGCACCGGCTGGAGATAATGCAGGAACATCGAACTAA